Proteins co-encoded in one Nicotiana sylvestris chromosome 7, ASM39365v2, whole genome shotgun sequence genomic window:
- the LOC104247333 gene encoding translation machinery-associated protein 22-like, translating to MAEKPQPVQVLYCGVCGLPAEFCEFGPDFEKCKPWLIQNAPDTYPDLLKESNGKEADKVSDKLQSTSISEGSSASKPEEVKRLPGGKIKKKDKQEIIIEKVTRNKRKSITTIKGLELFGVKLSDASKKLGKKFATGASVVKGPTEKEQIDVQGDIFYDIVDFITETWRDVPESAIFFIEDGKKVPAA from the exons ATGGCGGAGAAGCCTCAACCTGTTCAAGTCTTATACTGTGGAGTCTGCGGGTTACCCGCTGAGTTCTGTGAGTTCGGACCCGACTTCGAGAAATGCAAACCCTGGTTGATTCAAAACGCACCCGATACCTACCCGGATCTTCTCAAAG AATCAAATGGAAAAGAAGCTGATAAAGTCTCTGACAAGCTTCAGTCCACTTCAATCTCAGAAG GTTCTTCAGCATCTAAACCAGAAGAAGTCAAACGCCTTCCTGGTGGAAAGATAAAAAAGAAA GACAAGCAAGAAATTATTATTGAAAAGGTGACACGGAACAAGCGGAAAAGTATCACTACCATCAAAGGCCTCGAACTCTTTG GTGTTAAACTAAGCGATGCTTCCAAAAAGCTTGGTAAAAAGTTTGCTACTGGAGCTTCCGTGGTGAAG GGCCCAACTGAGAAGGAGCAGATTGACGTTCAAGGAGACATATTTTACGACATTGTGGACTTTATTACAGAAACCTGGCGCGAT GTTCCAGAATCTGCAATATTCTTCATAGAAGATGGGAAAAAGGTTCCCGCTGCATAA
- the LOC104247335 gene encoding LOB domain-containing protein 24-like yields the protein MNADMLMFVGACAACKHQRKKCDENCQLAPYFPSNRSEDFQNVYRLFGVNNTIKLLNSVADDQKEKTAETLILEAKVWKENPVYGCLGIERKLRAEIEAYEKELEMVRKQISFCKEMATLQMQRQQLEEQLDRSSLALVSPFDVPYHDKKNEAIFMSDTKNFYGYKYDSTNLDEVANVECIAIQGADFDHPAFVEPESAR from the exons atgaatgCAGATATGCTCATGTTTGTTGGTGCATGTGCAGCATGTAAACACCAAAGGAAAAAATGTGACGAAAATTGCCAATTAGCTCCTTATTTTCCTTCTAATAGAAGTGAAGATTTTCAAAATGTTTATCGACTTTTCGGAGTAAATAACACCATAAAATTGCTTAATTCTGTTGCTGATGATCAGAAGGAAAAAACTGCTGAGACCTTAATTTTAGAGGCTAAGGTTTGGAAGGAAAATCCAGTGTATGGCTGTCTTGGCATTGAAAGAAAACTGAGAGCAGAAATTGAAGCATATGAAAAGGAGCTTGAAATGGTACGAAAACAAATTTCTTTTTGTAAAGAAATGGCCACATTGCAAATGCAAAGACAACAATTAGAAGAGCAGCTCGATCGATCTTCCTTGGCTTTGGTTTCTCCATTTGATGTTCCTTACCATGACAAG AAAAATGAAGCAATTTTTATGAGTGATACTAAAAACTTTTATGGATACAAGTATGACTCGACTAATTTGGATGAAGTTGCAAATGTTGAGTGTATTGCCATTCAAGGTGCAGATTTTGATCATCCTGCTTTTGTAGAACCGGAAAGCGCCAGGTGA